The DNA sequence aatggaaacaaagatattgtaaggaaatgacaaTCTTGCCTATTAGGTGTAcatagcaataaaaaaaaacaaagaacatgAAAACTGTCCATAATAACATTAATCTTGTAATAAAGGTAAGCTCTGAGCTCTGCTGTCATACAGTCTATATACactgtaataaatatatataaaacctTTAAATTTATATTGTACACAGACAACAATAGTCGGCTATTGAAAGGGCCAATTACCATTGATTAATGTTGTATTAATTTATACTCGTTTGTCCCTTGTTTGAATGGTATCCAGCCTGTTCATTTAAATGCCACGATCCACTGTCTTAAGAGTCTTTTTGTATCACTGTCTTCAAATTGTGAATTACATTCACAGTGATTCAAGTTTCTAATCCCCGCCTGTCATAAACCTTCAGAGAAATACACACAGGTTTGCAGTctcagaagtaaaaaaaatcttgtagTAAAATCTTGTTGATTATACAAGGTGCTTTATCTACTATATGTATTAACAgcattaacagaaacagaaagctcCACCACTAAGTCCTGACCTCTAAGTCAACCGAAATATAAGATATATAGTTCTGAAGACACTGATTTTAATAATATGTGATCATTTGTATATATCCTGCGCTGTATATCAATGTTGTTTAGAGTTTCTCATCTGCCAGATGTGATGTGTCAGAGCCATGACAAACATCATATAGCCACAGTTTGATTTGTTGTTCATTAGGTTTTTTTAACCATAAAACAAGTCTTGTTGTTAAATGATAGTTAAACTTTTAGTAGCACCCAGTCAAACCTGTTTCCAGAATCACAGCAAATATTTTCTCAATGAACAAAGGATGTTTGTCCTTAAGTAGTTCAATCAACAAAAACTGGGGACTCTATATTCCCTTTAGGGCAGTGGCGAATtcaaataaagaagaaaagaagaaaatcctCTGAAACACTCCGGTCTAGACTGCCCCTGAGCACGGAAGTGGTCATTTACCATCCAAATATTTACTGAGGAGAATCATTACCTCTTAGTCAGGCTCTCCAAGCCAGCTGTAATATTTAGCTGGCTCAATAGCGCTGTGGCTAAGATGTccctggttttacagctgtttataTAGCATTTAATGCTGGCCCAGTGCACATTGTGTGAACAACTACCAGTGAACACAGCATGGAGGGGGGACGATCATGACTcatgacagactgacagacacagtgGTCAACAGTATACAGTCAGAACCGCGGCACTTTCTCACACAGTTAAGTGTTGGTTTCTGTTTATCCACCATTACTAGATTAGACCAAGAATGCTAAGACTACATTTAGACCGGCACTGTGTAACTTTTTGAAGACACTATACAAAACTGAAGGGAAaatacaaaactgaaaaattgacTGACTGAAAAAACTGACTGACTCTGACCCTTCCTCCCTGAAAGCAGGACATTCACCAGAAAAGAGGCTGTTTAACAGCCCTCAGTCGAATTCCCCCAAGCAACAGTGCACATTTTATGTTGTTAGACATATCAAGatgataaagtaaaataaatccaaagcaagaaaaactaaaaagtgaactgaacagaaacattttagCAAACCACACCCAGTTTAAATATGATACAGTGAGACcaatgctttttgtttttgttttttctcagaTGTGCAGCACCTCAGCTGTGACTTACAGGACAATCACTTACATAGCACACTAATTTTCCATGACAAATGTGCATAAATTAATCTGTGTTCTTGTTATCAAAGATTGGTAAGAATGGTGTGTAGTCCTGTTTTACAACACAAGTAGCTGCTTCATTTGACTTGTTTAAACTCTAAAATGACAGGCTCTGCATGTAAGCTTTGAGTTTAAAAAGTCAGTAATAAATAGACACAAATTCATAAAGAAATACATATTTAGCAGTTCACATCATACTGGactgtttttggtttgtttgtgaaAAATTGTAAAGTGATAACAGACTACAGTGTCAGACAGCAGAGAACAAAAGGGGTTATGTTTCCTTTTCAAACAGCTCATCATGTGGTGCTACATAGTCATTCCAGCAAAAGGATAGAGCATTTAAGAGAATCCCTTTAGGTTTCCTGGCTTACCaatctgctctctctctcgtgtTCATCTGTAGTCTTGTGAAAAGTTCTGCTTTCCTCAGCTTTTATCCACCTCTACCCATGTAAGGCAATACCTTGCATGGGTAGGATGAGGATAAAAGCTCCTTTGAGGAGCAAAGCCACTTTCCCAGCCATCGACCTcacctctccctctttctcatcCACTCGTCTGTATTCCTGGTCGTCTCAGCGAAGTGCCCGTTTCTGTTCTTCTTGTAGAAACGCCTGTTTCTCCATCAGTTTTCTGAACAGCCCTTGCCTGTTGCCTAGCAGCTCTGTGTGCTGGCCACACTCGGCTATACGTCGTTGTTCCAGTACAGCAACGGCGTTCGCATTCTGGATGGTGGACAGACGGTGAGCGATGATCACAACCGTTCTCCCTGTTGATTGGGTGAAAGGGGCAGGGAATAATAAAACAGGAGAAGCAAAGAAAGGCATCAGTGTACCTGTAGAACCACAATTTAAGCTTTATTCTCAAATTAATACAATGAGAGACGGAAAAGAAGGAGAGATCTACCTTCCATCAGACGCTCCAAGGCTTCCTGGACCAGGAACTCGTTCTCAGCATCCAGTGCACTGAGGAAAGACAGTTGTTCAGGATTTTCTTCGACAAAGTAACCTGTGTCTCTAACCTGCACTATAAAACTGTTTCTAAAGgcagcatcatcatcataacCTTCACACAAATCTACAGTGCTGTAGGACAGAGGAGTAAATAACGGCCAACAGGATAACGATAGTGAAAGTATTGTAAGTAATGTAATCTTGTTAGCTGGTCCACAACAATTCTTTAATCATGCCTCAGTTTTTCTCACCTTGTAGCCTCGTCTAGAAGCAGTATCCTAGGattctggggggggggggggggggggggccacAGNNNNNNNNNNNNNNNNNNNNgggggggggggggggggggggggggggggggggggggggggggggagcacacacaaacagttttaTACAAACTAATTCTGGTTTCACAGAAGAAAGGGAAAGCTGTGATTCAGTGAACAGAATTATTACATATTGATGTGACAGGAACATCTAGTTTCTACTACCTGGTTATTGGATAACAACTATTATGTGCAGATGACTGGTCATAACCTGAGTTGTGCTTCCTTCTGATGTGgataaacagtaaaaacagcCATGTTGTTGCACTCACCTTGAGCAGAGCTCTGGCTATGGCTATCCTCTGCTTCTGACCACCTAAGAAACAAACACTCGTTAACCATGTACACACATAAAGGCTTCGTCTAAATAGGCCCTATGTGTCGACTGTGAAGTGCATGTTGTTATCATAACTCTGTCGTGTCTCCGCCACCGTTTCTCACCTGACAACAGCACTCCTTTCTCCCCCACTACAGTGTCAAAGCCCTTGGGGAAAGCCTGGATAAAATCATAGGCGTTGGCCACTTTGGCGGCCCTGTAGATGTCCTCTGTAGTCACGGCGTCTTGGTCCACTGCACCGTACGCTATATTATCTCTTATAGAGCAAGAAAACAGCACAGGCTCCTGGGAAAAAGGTGGAAGGcggagagggagaaagactgTCTTTACTCAAATGCTCTTAATATTTCCAATGCGTGTCTGCCCAGTTTATGTATGTGCTATGAGATCTGCTGTACACAAACAAGTCATTTATCACCCGACTGACAGTTCCAATGTGACTCCTGAGCCAATAGGGATTCAGATCTCTGATGTCATGACCATCTATAGAGATGATACCTGGAAAAAAGACTGTCTGATTACTAAACAGTGGTTGATGTATCTGGGTATCAGGGACGAGACAGAACAAGCTCGCTCTCACCGGCGTCGGTGTCATACAGCCTGAGCAGCAGAGAGACCAGGGTTGATTTTCCAGACCCACTGGGTCCCACCACAGCCATGATGGTACCAGCTGGGACCAGCAGGCTGAGGTTCTGGAAAATTGGAGTCTCCTTACGGGTCGGGTAGGCAAAGGAGACATCACTGAACTCCAGCTGACCCTTCAGATGTTCTGGAGGAAGAACTAGGCCTTCTGTGGGGGAGCAGAGGAAGAGGGACACAAAGATAGAACGACTAGTTTAACTTGCTTGATTGGTAAGCAATAACAGTAATAAAACTGAGTCaaatgggagaaataaaacaaatgaacaaggaaatgaacaaaaataaaactgaactaaaTTTTGGGctgctacattttaaaatgtgtttattaactGACCAGGCAAAAATTTAAGCAAGAGATGTTTCATACTTTCTACTGACGTCTGATCCTTGATAAGATTTAAAATCTTCACATTTTTCAAGAAAGTggaacatttttgtttgtatcGTATGTAGTTAAAGATAAAACTTCGGGcagtgaaaacacagagagaaggtCGAGGCTACTCCGTCATACACTTTCCTGTAAGCGGTAATgatcaaaggaaaaaaaatacttatttacaTCTCTGAATCAATTCTATTCAAAATATGACTGCTTTCTGGACACAAACAATTCAAAAAAAGCAAATGATGGGGTTTACAGGACAAAACTGGGCACTCATTGGGTAATGTGATGGGGTAATACTCTCCTGCCTATGTGAgtgagtaagtgtgtgtgtttgctgaccATCTAGAGGAAACTCTGGCTTTCTGTCCAGCAGCTCCCACAGTCTGGTTCCTGCTCCAAAACCCTTCATCAGCTCAGAGTAGAAGGAACTCAGACCTACACAACAAACAGATGTGAACAGTACAGATGAGGAAATCTACACAATAGGAAAGTTCACATGCACATAtaagtgtgtatgcatgtgtgtattacCTGCAACACTGATGCCCACCCAGAAGGTGTACATGAGGAATGATGAGAGCTCTCCCACAGTCATGTGCTGGCTGGCCATCAGAAGGCCTCCCTTGTAGAGCACTGACAGGATCATGACGTTACCACTGAGACCAGTCtgaagcacacagacacagacgcGCGCTTGGTTATTTGATCACTTCAATATCTGGCATCACTGCTCCTCCCTGACACAGCACTGATTACAGCCCATCTGCTAACCTGCTGGATAAGCTGGCAAGTGATAGCATTGAACTATAGTTCACTGAGTTGCATATTTGAATATCATTTACCAGATAACACTTCAATTAGATTTACAGGACAACTGGTACCCTACAGTAGTGAATAATGaaggtggacagagaggacaatttttaaaataatgatcAGCTGAGAAATTCACAAAGAGCTTATTTTTCCATCTACAGACAGAGTTGTCAGTTTCTAGCTAACTCTGAATAAACACAATAACCCTACAACAAATATGATACCTTATCATGCAGCATATGGTTTTGGTTGTCACTGTTAAAGATAGGAGCTgattacattttacagtaattttgaaggctgtagtttgtggtgctgatGAATTGCACTGCATCATCTTGAAAGTTGTTAGGAACAAACATTGACATAAGTAGAGGTGGACAACCAGACCTTTGTTTCAACCTACCTTAGGGACAACTTAATACATGGAAAAGTATTAAAGTGTTAAAGATAGGCAGAGAAAGAAACTGTTTAAGAGCTTTTAGGCTGCTTGCCAAGTTGTGTCATTGAGTTATTTCAACACCGTCTTAACCTTTTAAAGTGCACAGATGGGTTTAAGGATTCTCTGACCTAGTATGTAGGATCTGATAATACTTTTTTATGGTGAAACTTCCCTCATGAACAGACCTTGTCAGGTACTATGGTATTGTAGCAATCCTGAAATACGGCAGCAAAAAGCAGAAGCTTCCGTGCAACACTTCAATTCCTAACTGTGGATttgcacacacctacacacacacccccctccccacacacacacttaccacTCCGAAGAAGCCAGCTCGTAGCACCGCCTCCTTCTTGGCCAGGCTGAAGACCTGGTCTGTCTTCTGCGTGTATGTGTTGACCTCTGATGGCTCTTTACCAAAAGCCCTGACTGTCCGCATGTTGCTGATTCGCTCCTCTGCCAactacacacacagttttattaTGACTATGTATTGGAAATCAGATGATCAACATAGCAAATTTAATAAGGTACCACAGGCAGTGCAGCATTTATTTCAGATATCAGCAAAACTAAGGGACAGCCGAGACTATATGGCTTTACTACCTACTAATATGAACTGGTGTTTTGGCTGAATTGAATTACTCATAATGTCCTGCTGTTGAACATCTGGCAATTTTTAACACCAGTTCTGTGATCGTAAAACCTACTGACTACTTCTTCAATtgatctgtgtgtttctgtgaacTGTACCTGTGTGGCTTGTGCGAGCGcgtcctgtgtgtgtttggagatGGAGCGAAGGTATCTGCCATAGACTACAGCAAGACAGGCCATAGGAGGGACAATCAGCAACACAAAGCTTGCTAAACTGGACGAGACATAGAACtacaagaggagagagagaagacaaagGAGCAATTAATGGAAAATTAAAGGGGAGAAAATAAAGCAAAGAAAGGAGTgtaaggaggaagagagaaataaaCAGATGAAGTGGCCCTCATCAGGAATTAGATGTAATTATTTCCATTCATTTCCGTCAATGTTAATGACACCAGGAAATCATTTTACTTCCTTGTAAGGAAAACAAATTGTTTGTCATGAGCATTATGTtttatgattttctttttggGGAAATACAGTCATGGGCTGAAGTGCAATATCCAAATTACTGTTCTATTCACACTTTCCAGACGTAAGGGAACATGCTTGTTTGGTATAGACCCCGGCAAATCTcccattaaataaaatgcaaaaataaccATTCCCACTAAAATACTGACTCATATCGCTATCTCTGTTAAAAGATTTTTTGAGCATATCATTCAACCCTAACATTACACTTTGTAGTGTTGCACCCATTCAACAGAATTCACCCATTTCCTTGTCTTGATAAGAAGTACTTCTGTAAACCTGTTTCCCAACAGTCCTGTAATCTATAGACGGAAACACTTAGCTCACATACCAACACCACAGACTGGAAATATGTAGACAAAAGAAAGTCACTACCTTGTACAGAGCAACACAACACTATATCCACACACATCTTACTCTATTGTTAAAGGACTGTAGTGTTTTTAAAAGTCAGACTGATTGGTTACGATCAAAACAACAGATGTActagagagagaaataaagatttcaGTGGCTAATAGGACGGTAAGTTTGCCTTTAGTTTGGAATAATTTTGTTAAAAGTATTTCAGAAACATCCAtaatacaacatttattcaaaaCATAAATGTATCATAGCAGAAGACTTTTGATTCCCCATTCAAACCTTTCCTGATCTACCACTCTGAGGGACGTCCTCACCATCATACTGACACCAACAGCTGCCTGAGCGACGGCTCTCAGCCCATCAGACAGGTTGTCAGTGATCGAGTGGCCCACCACGGCCGTGTCAGCAGAGAGGCGGTTGATTAGCTCGCCAGTCCTATTCCTGTCAAAAAATGCCACTTCCTGTCTGAGGATGGAGGAGAAGACGGCGGCACGGAGATTGCGAACAATCTTTTGGCCTgaagaggggaagagagaaaagagattcATGAGAAAGGCAGAGATAAGAGACTATTGCAATGAGGCAATCGGGTGATTTGTTTTAGTTCGTGATTAATTGTTCTGGGCAGTCAGTcaataaaattacaaattattGTAGGTTACAGCTTAACAAATgtggacattttttaaaacattacttTGGGCTCAGTGATGGACATACTGTAAAGTAAATGATTAAACAATCGATTAAAAAAAGTTAGTAGTCCCTCATTGTCTCACCTGAGGTCTGCATGAGGTAGACTCTGGCAGCATTGGCTGCCCCACCACACAGGAACACCCCCGTCAGCATGATACATAAAGATGTCAGGGAAGCCGTcattgtctctgtgtctgttccAGTGGTGTAAATGGTGTCAATCACTTTACCCAGGAGGAATGGAGCTGACATGGTTACTGCACTGGAGACAGTTAAGAAGCCCACAGCAGCTGGGATGGAttgagaaacagagaaagttcagaaacaaagcaaaacatacACTAATACATACACAAATTATTGTAGAAAGCAAAATCCAGGGCTACAATTTAAAACAGGAAGTCTTCACTTTAAAATTGGAATGAGTGATCTAGCAAAACCCGATAAAAAAGGTACCCTAAAAAGCACAGAGCTCTCCAAATTAACATTGTAAACAGCTGTGAGTAGCAGAGCAGCCTTTGCTGGGTAATGAATAGAATTTTACTAAATGTAGTTTAGCCAGTTTTGAAGTTACCAGTCTGGGAATTCCTGTCTGCAAACAAGGTCAGAGCAGTTTACAATTGATCCTTGTCTTGATAACTGGAACAACTCACAGGGTAGGGAGGTTTTAAAAACACTTGTCCACATTCAATGAGGTGGCCTGTTGTGACTGATTAGGAAAAGTTCAGAAAAATGGCTGTGCATCCAACAgccagacagaagaaaacaggaggTAGTAGGAAATATGTACTATAAGTGTACATTTCTCTTAAGTTTTTGAACAGCTGTTACAATATACTAGCCCAACTGGAACAAGTACaaataagatttattttaaacaaaatttaatatgaaatatcatactGAGGTAGTACAGTAATGTAGTAAATGTTAGTGAGAACAGGTTACATACAATTAGGAACAGAATGTCACACAGGTATGCACCTAAATATGTGatagtttacacacacacacatatatatatatatatatatatatatgtatgtgtgtatagatagatagatagagatatctctctctctctctctctctctatcacaacagaaaaaaaaaattatgaaaagtGGCAACTGTACTACTAGCAGTAAGTTTTAGTAGAATATGGCAATGGTGGAGTCATGACAGCAGGGGATGTGCTGCGGATAGATAGATCTTATTTTATCATGTATCTGGCTCTCAAGACTGCCTCACAGACACATAGACACAGTTTACCTGCCAGCCTCCATCTCTCCGGGTGAGCGAGTTGCAAAATCCTTTTAACATCCTCCACGGGGACCGTGGTCGGTGTTTGGCTTATCTCAGTGTCTGCCTGGGTGTTCTTCGCTGATCCGGCTGGTGTTGTAGGTTTGGAGGCGGCTGAAGAGCTGGCGAAGgcaacaggtgtgtgtgagactgtcCGTGCTCTACCTGTCGGTGTGTGTGAACAGAGTATGGAGAGACCTCTGAGTGGACTCCAGGGCAGAGCAGACATGAAGGGCCTGGGTGGGGAGAAAGGGAAAGCAGGCGTCGGATGGACTGATGGCTTGACCCCGGTCGGCTGTCTCTTCCTCTGGAGGGCAGGTGAGGCGGTCAGACGGTGCTCCAGCCACAACATCCTCGGCTGTGTCAGTTTGATTTTGGACAGATGCACTCCATGTGTGCACCTTGACATGCGAAATAAAAGCCGCATCGTCCTGGTTGTCATGTATTGATTAGCTAAATTTGACAAAAGGTGAAAGAAAAGTAGTGGTTTTCTCAGTGGGAAGTCAGATTTAGGTGTTCCTTGTTTAGTAAATCCACTCGAAACATTTTAGTCGTCCAGCCGTCACGTCAACGCACCGTATCCATATCCGAACAGCTGCAGAGCTCCTTCCCGCTACATTGTCGAGTTTAGACCGTTATTGTCCGCTTTATCTGTGCCTGACAGCCGCCGTCGCCCACTTTATCTCAGTCTCTTACTATATAACACCACCCTGCCTGTCACTGTCATCTGCCGCTGGA is a window from the Micropterus dolomieu isolate WLL.071019.BEF.003 ecotype Adirondacks linkage group LG20, ASM2129224v1, whole genome shotgun sequence genome containing:
- the abcb10 gene encoding ATP-binding cassette sub-family B member 10, mitochondrial: MTTRTMRLLFRMSRCTHGVHLSKIKLTQPRMLWLEHRLTASPALQRKRQPTGVKPSVHPTPAFPFSPPRPFMSALPWSPLRGLSILCSHTPTGRARTVSHTPVAFASSSAASKPTTPAGSAKNTQADTEISQTPTTVPVEDVKRILQLAHPERWRLAAAVGFLTVSSAVTMSAPFLLGKVIDTIYTTGTDTETMTASLTSLCIMLTGVFLCGGAANAARVYLMQTSGQKIVRNLRAAVFSSILRQEVAFFDRNRTGELINRLSADTAVVGHSITDNLSDGLRAVAQAAVGVSMMFYVSSSLASFVLLIVPPMACLAVVYGRYLRSISKHTQDALAQATQLAEERISNMRTVRAFGKEPSEVNTYTQKTDQVFSLAKKEAVLRAGFFGVTGLSGNVMILSVLYKGGLLMASQHMTVGELSSFLMYTFWVGISVAGLSSFYSELMKGFGAGTRLWELLDRKPEFPLDEGLVLPPEHLKGQLEFSDVSFAYPTRKETPIFQNLSLLVPAGTIMAVVGPSGSGKSTLVSLLLRLYDTDAGIISIDGHDIRDLNPYWLRSHIGTVSQEPVLFSCSIRDNIAYGAVDQDAVTTEDIYRAAKVANAYDFIQAFPKGFDTVVGEKGVLLSGGQKQRIAIARALLKNPRILLLDEATSALDAENEFLVQEALERLMEGRTVVIIAHRLSTIQNANAVAVLEQRRIAECGQHTELLGNRQGLFRKLMEKQAFLQEEQKRALR